From a region of the Poecile atricapillus isolate bPoeAtr1 chromosome 4, bPoeAtr1.hap1, whole genome shotgun sequence genome:
- the PCDH7 gene encoding protocadherin-7 isoform X7: MRKMRTLLRFVHCCCCFLLLLPPPLWVSLAAAKQLLKYRLAEEGPADIRIGNVASDLGIVTGSGEVTFSLESGSDYLKIDNMTGELSTTERRIDREKLPQCQMIFDENECFLDFEVSVIGPSQSWVDLFEGRVIILDINDNTPTFPSPVLTLTVEENRPVGTLYLLPTATDRDFGRNGIERYELLQEPGGDGGRRGGGGGSAAAAPESAPYPGGSKRRQEAEAAARSSVFELQVADTLDGEKQPQLIVKGALDREQRDSYELSLRVRDGGDPARSSQAILRVLITDVNDNSPRFEKSVYEADLAENSSPGTPILQLRATDLDVGVNGQIEYVFGAATESVRRLLRLDETSGWLSVLHRIDREEVNQLRFTVMARDRGQPPKTDKATVVLNIRDENDNVPTIDIRKIGRIPLRDGVASVAEDVLVDTPIALVQVSDRDQGENGVVTCTVVGDVPFQLKPASEGEGEPQNKRKYFLHTSAPLDYEAVRDYNVVIVAVDSGSPSLSSNNSLLVRVGDTNDNPPMFSQAVLEVSFPENNLPGERVATVVATDADSGKNAEITYSLEASPLSSEAPGSIFSIDPDSGDVSVQAVLDREQRDTYEFQVTARDKGVPSLQGSTTVVVRVSDRNDNEPRFMQDVFTFYVKENLQPNSPVGMVTVMDFDKGRNAELSLSIQPGDHDQTAGIFSIENDTGTIFSTVSFDREQQTSYTFKVKAVDGGEPPRSATATVSLFVMDENDNAPTVTFPSNSSYTVLPPSSNMRTVVATVVATDADTGLNADLNYSIVGGNPFKLFEIDPASGVVSLVGKLAPKHYGLHRLVVQVNDSGQPPQSTTALLHVFVNESLSNATVVESQVARSLHTPLAQDIAGDPSYELSKQRLSIVIGVVAGIMTVILLILVVVMARYCRSKGKHGYEAGKKDHEDFFTPQQHDKAKKPKKDKKGKKGKQPLYSSIVTVEASKPNGQRYDSVNEKLSDSPGMGRYRSVNGGPGSPDLARHYKSSSPLPTVQLHPQSPTAGKKHQAVQDLPPANTFVGAGDNISIGSDHCSEYSCQASSKYSKQMRR, translated from the exons atgaggaagatgaggacCCTCCTTCGCTTTgtgcattgctgctgctgcttcttgctcCTCCTGCCTCCGCCGCTCTGGGTCAGCCTGGCAGCGGCTAAGCAGCTCCTGAAGTACCGGTTGGCAGAGGAGGGACCCGCCGACATCCGCATCGGCAACGTGGCTTCCGACCTGGGTATCGTGACGGGCTCCGGAGAGGTGACATTCAGCCTGGAGTCGGGCTCCGACTATCTCAAGATCGATAACATGACCGGGGAGCTGAGCACCACAGAGCGGCGCATCGACCGCGAAAAGCTGCCGCAGTGCCAGATGATCTTCGACGAGAACGAGTGCTTCTTGGACTTCGAGGTGTCGGTCATCGGCCCCTCGCAGAGCTGGGTAGACCTCTTCGAGGGCCGGGTCATCATCCTGGACATCAACGACAACACCcccaccttcccttcccccgTCCTCACGCTCACCGTGGAGGAGAACCGGCCCGTGGGGACCCTCTACCTGCTGCCCACCGCCACCGACAGGGACTTCGGCCGCAACGGCATCGAGCGCTAcgagctgctgcaggagcccgGCGGGGACGGCGGCCGGCGAGGCGGCGGGGGCGGCTCGGCCGCGGCGGCCCCCGAGAGCGCCCCCTACCCCGGCGGCAGCAAGCGGCGGCAGGAGGCGGAGGCGGCGGCCCGCAGCAGCGTCTTCGAGCTGCAGGTGGCCGACACCCTGGACGGGGAGAAGCAGCCGCAGCTGATCGTCAAGGGGGCGCTGGACCGAGAGCAGCGGGACTCCTACGAGCTCAGCCTCCGAGTGCGGGACGGCGGCGACCCGGCACGGTCCTCGCAGGccatcctgagggtgctgatCACCGACGTGAACGACAACAGCCCCCGCTTCGAGAAGAGCGTCTATGAGGCTGACCTGGCAGAGAACAGCAGCCCCGGGACCCCGATCCTGCAGCTGCGAGCCACCGACCTGGACGTGGGAGTGAATGGGCAGATCGAGTACGTCTTCGGGGCGGCCACTGAGTCCGTCAGGCGCCTACTGCGGCTGGACGAGACCTCGGGCTGGCTCAGCGTCTTGCACCGCATCGACCGGGAGGAGGTGAACCAGCTTCGCTTCACTGTCATGGCCCGAGACCGGGGCCAGCCCCCCAAGACAGACAAGGCCACTGTAGTGCTGAACATCCGGGATGAAAATGACAACGTGCCCACCATCGACATCCGGAAAATCGGGCGCATCCCGCTCCGGGACGGGGTGGCAAGTGTGGCCGAGGATGTGCTGGTGGACACCCCCATTGCCTTGGTGCAGGTGTCAGACCGGGACCAAGGAGAAAATGGTGTGGTGACCTGCACCGTGGTGGGCGATGTGCCCTTCCAGCTCAAACCAGCCAGTGAGGGTGAAGGGGAGCCACAGAATAAGCGCAAGTATTTCCTCCACACTTCGGCCCCTCTGGATTATGAAGCTGTCCGTGACTACAATGTAGTGATTGTGGCTGTGGActcaggcagccccagcttGTCCAGCAACAACTCCCTGCTGGTGCGGGTCGGGGACACTAATGATAACCCTCCCATGttcagccaggctgtgctggaggtcTCCTTTCCAGAGAACAACTTGCCTGGTGAGAGGGTGGCCACAGTGGTTGCCACAGATGCGGACAGTGGCAAGAATGCTGAGATCACCTATTCCTTGGAGGCCTCGCCTCTCTCCTCAGAGGCACCGGGCAGCATCTTCAGTATTGACCCTGACTCTGGGGATGTGTCggtgcaggcagtgctggacCGCGAGCAACGTGACACCTACGAATTTCAGGTGACAGCCCGGGACAAGGGGGTGCCATCACTTCAGGGCTCCACCACAGTGGTGGTGCGAGTGTCGGACCGCAATGACAATGAGCCGCGCTTCATGCAGGATGTGTTCACCTTCTATGTGAAAGAAAACCTGCAGCCCAACAGCCCCGTGGGCATGGTGACTGTGATGGACTTTGACAAGGGCCGCAATGCTGAGCTCAGCCTCTCCATCCAGCCCGGAGACCACGACCAGACAGCTGGCATCTTTTCCATCGAGAATGACACTGGAACCATTTTCTCCACTGTCTCTTTTGACCGTGAGCAACAGACCAGCTACACCTTTAAGGTGAAGGCAGTGGATGGGGGTGAGCCACCACGCTCTGCCACAGCCACCGTGTCTCTCTTTGTGATGGATGAGAATGACAATGCACCCACTGTCACCTTCCCCAGCAACAGCTCCTACACCGTGCTGCCACCCTCCAGCAACATGCGCACCGTGGTGGCCACAGTAGTCGCCACTGATGCTGACACCGGTCTCAACGCTGACCTCAACTACAGCATTGTTGGGGGTAACCCCTTCAAACTCTTTGAAATAGACCCGGCCAGTGGTGTGGTGTCACTGGTGGGCAAGTTGGCCCCAAAGCACTATGGCCTGCACCGGCTGGTTGTGCAAGTGAATGACAGTGGGCAGCCACCCCAGtccaccactgccctgctccACGTCTTTGTCAATGAGAGCCTGTCCAATGCTACTGTGGTGGAGAGCCAGGTGGCCCGTAGCCTTCACACCCCACTGGCCCAGGACATTGCTGGTGATCCCAGCTATGAGCTGAGCAAGCAGAGGCTTAGCATAGTCATTGGTGTGGTGGCTGGCATCATGACCGTCATCCTTCTTATCCTGGTGGTGGTCATGGCCCGCTACTGCCGATCCAAGGGCAAGCATGGCTATGAGGCTGGCAAGAAGGACCACGAGGATTTCTTCACACCTCAGCAGCACGACAAGGCCAAGAAGCCCAAGAAGGATAAGAAAGGCAAGAAGGGCAAGCAGCCCCTCTATAGCAGCATTGTCACGGTAGAGGCTTCCAAGCCCAACGGGCAGCGCTACGACAGCGTCAACGAGAAGCTCTCGGACAGCCCCGGCATGGGCCGATATCGTTCGGTCAATGGTGGCCCGGGCAGCCCCGACCTGGCCAGGCATTACAAGTCGAGCTCACCGCTGCCCACCGTCCAGCTGCACCCACAGTCCCCCACCGCTGGCAAAAAGCACCAGGCTGTGCAGGACCTGCCCCCAGCCAACACCTTCGTGGGCGCTGGCGACAACATCTCCATCGGCTCGGACCATTGCTCCGAGTACAGCTGCCAGGCCAGCAGCAAGTACAGCAAGCAG ATGAGAAGATAA
- the PCDH7 gene encoding protocadherin-7 isoform X5 translates to MRKMRTLLRFVHCCCCFLLLLPPPLWVSLAAAKQLLKYRLAEEGPADIRIGNVASDLGIVTGSGEVTFSLESGSDYLKIDNMTGELSTTERRIDREKLPQCQMIFDENECFLDFEVSVIGPSQSWVDLFEGRVIILDINDNTPTFPSPVLTLTVEENRPVGTLYLLPTATDRDFGRNGIERYELLQEPGGDGGRRGGGGGSAAAAPESAPYPGGSKRRQEAEAAARSSVFELQVADTLDGEKQPQLIVKGALDREQRDSYELSLRVRDGGDPARSSQAILRVLITDVNDNSPRFEKSVYEADLAENSSPGTPILQLRATDLDVGVNGQIEYVFGAATESVRRLLRLDETSGWLSVLHRIDREEVNQLRFTVMARDRGQPPKTDKATVVLNIRDENDNVPTIDIRKIGRIPLRDGVASVAEDVLVDTPIALVQVSDRDQGENGVVTCTVVGDVPFQLKPASEGEGEPQNKRKYFLHTSAPLDYEAVRDYNVVIVAVDSGSPSLSSNNSLLVRVGDTNDNPPMFSQAVLEVSFPENNLPGERVATVVATDADSGKNAEITYSLEASPLSSEAPGSIFSIDPDSGDVSVQAVLDREQRDTYEFQVTARDKGVPSLQGSTTVVVRVSDRNDNEPRFMQDVFTFYVKENLQPNSPVGMVTVMDFDKGRNAELSLSIQPGDHDQTAGIFSIENDTGTIFSTVSFDREQQTSYTFKVKAVDGGEPPRSATATVSLFVMDENDNAPTVTFPSNSSYTVLPPSSNMRTVVATVVATDADTGLNADLNYSIVGGNPFKLFEIDPASGVVSLVGKLAPKHYGLHRLVVQVNDSGQPPQSTTALLHVFVNESLSNATVVESQVARSLHTPLAQDIAGDPSYELSKQRLSIVIGVVAGIMTVILLILVVVMARYCRSKGKHGYEAGKKDHEDFFTPQQHDKAKKPKKDKKGKKGKQPLYSSIVTVEASKPNGQRYDSVNEKLSDSPGMGRYRSVNGGPGSPDLARHYKSSSPLPTVQLHPQSPTAGKKHQAVQDLPPANTFVGAGDNISIGSDHCSEYSCQASSKYSKQVDTVQTTQHPGHIEESCKMNPFRRVTFSVVSQPQDPHQGSLQSCYDSGLEESETPSSKSSSGPRLGALPLPEDNYERTTPDGSVGEAEHMENASEGWIFAYNFLLTFINMTLEK, encoded by the coding sequence atgaggaagatgaggacCCTCCTTCGCTTTgtgcattgctgctgctgcttcttgctcCTCCTGCCTCCGCCGCTCTGGGTCAGCCTGGCAGCGGCTAAGCAGCTCCTGAAGTACCGGTTGGCAGAGGAGGGACCCGCCGACATCCGCATCGGCAACGTGGCTTCCGACCTGGGTATCGTGACGGGCTCCGGAGAGGTGACATTCAGCCTGGAGTCGGGCTCCGACTATCTCAAGATCGATAACATGACCGGGGAGCTGAGCACCACAGAGCGGCGCATCGACCGCGAAAAGCTGCCGCAGTGCCAGATGATCTTCGACGAGAACGAGTGCTTCTTGGACTTCGAGGTGTCGGTCATCGGCCCCTCGCAGAGCTGGGTAGACCTCTTCGAGGGCCGGGTCATCATCCTGGACATCAACGACAACACCcccaccttcccttcccccgTCCTCACGCTCACCGTGGAGGAGAACCGGCCCGTGGGGACCCTCTACCTGCTGCCCACCGCCACCGACAGGGACTTCGGCCGCAACGGCATCGAGCGCTAcgagctgctgcaggagcccgGCGGGGACGGCGGCCGGCGAGGCGGCGGGGGCGGCTCGGCCGCGGCGGCCCCCGAGAGCGCCCCCTACCCCGGCGGCAGCAAGCGGCGGCAGGAGGCGGAGGCGGCGGCCCGCAGCAGCGTCTTCGAGCTGCAGGTGGCCGACACCCTGGACGGGGAGAAGCAGCCGCAGCTGATCGTCAAGGGGGCGCTGGACCGAGAGCAGCGGGACTCCTACGAGCTCAGCCTCCGAGTGCGGGACGGCGGCGACCCGGCACGGTCCTCGCAGGccatcctgagggtgctgatCACCGACGTGAACGACAACAGCCCCCGCTTCGAGAAGAGCGTCTATGAGGCTGACCTGGCAGAGAACAGCAGCCCCGGGACCCCGATCCTGCAGCTGCGAGCCACCGACCTGGACGTGGGAGTGAATGGGCAGATCGAGTACGTCTTCGGGGCGGCCACTGAGTCCGTCAGGCGCCTACTGCGGCTGGACGAGACCTCGGGCTGGCTCAGCGTCTTGCACCGCATCGACCGGGAGGAGGTGAACCAGCTTCGCTTCACTGTCATGGCCCGAGACCGGGGCCAGCCCCCCAAGACAGACAAGGCCACTGTAGTGCTGAACATCCGGGATGAAAATGACAACGTGCCCACCATCGACATCCGGAAAATCGGGCGCATCCCGCTCCGGGACGGGGTGGCAAGTGTGGCCGAGGATGTGCTGGTGGACACCCCCATTGCCTTGGTGCAGGTGTCAGACCGGGACCAAGGAGAAAATGGTGTGGTGACCTGCACCGTGGTGGGCGATGTGCCCTTCCAGCTCAAACCAGCCAGTGAGGGTGAAGGGGAGCCACAGAATAAGCGCAAGTATTTCCTCCACACTTCGGCCCCTCTGGATTATGAAGCTGTCCGTGACTACAATGTAGTGATTGTGGCTGTGGActcaggcagccccagcttGTCCAGCAACAACTCCCTGCTGGTGCGGGTCGGGGACACTAATGATAACCCTCCCATGttcagccaggctgtgctggaggtcTCCTTTCCAGAGAACAACTTGCCTGGTGAGAGGGTGGCCACAGTGGTTGCCACAGATGCGGACAGTGGCAAGAATGCTGAGATCACCTATTCCTTGGAGGCCTCGCCTCTCTCCTCAGAGGCACCGGGCAGCATCTTCAGTATTGACCCTGACTCTGGGGATGTGTCggtgcaggcagtgctggacCGCGAGCAACGTGACACCTACGAATTTCAGGTGACAGCCCGGGACAAGGGGGTGCCATCACTTCAGGGCTCCACCACAGTGGTGGTGCGAGTGTCGGACCGCAATGACAATGAGCCGCGCTTCATGCAGGATGTGTTCACCTTCTATGTGAAAGAAAACCTGCAGCCCAACAGCCCCGTGGGCATGGTGACTGTGATGGACTTTGACAAGGGCCGCAATGCTGAGCTCAGCCTCTCCATCCAGCCCGGAGACCACGACCAGACAGCTGGCATCTTTTCCATCGAGAATGACACTGGAACCATTTTCTCCACTGTCTCTTTTGACCGTGAGCAACAGACCAGCTACACCTTTAAGGTGAAGGCAGTGGATGGGGGTGAGCCACCACGCTCTGCCACAGCCACCGTGTCTCTCTTTGTGATGGATGAGAATGACAATGCACCCACTGTCACCTTCCCCAGCAACAGCTCCTACACCGTGCTGCCACCCTCCAGCAACATGCGCACCGTGGTGGCCACAGTAGTCGCCACTGATGCTGACACCGGTCTCAACGCTGACCTCAACTACAGCATTGTTGGGGGTAACCCCTTCAAACTCTTTGAAATAGACCCGGCCAGTGGTGTGGTGTCACTGGTGGGCAAGTTGGCCCCAAAGCACTATGGCCTGCACCGGCTGGTTGTGCAAGTGAATGACAGTGGGCAGCCACCCCAGtccaccactgccctgctccACGTCTTTGTCAATGAGAGCCTGTCCAATGCTACTGTGGTGGAGAGCCAGGTGGCCCGTAGCCTTCACACCCCACTGGCCCAGGACATTGCTGGTGATCCCAGCTATGAGCTGAGCAAGCAGAGGCTTAGCATAGTCATTGGTGTGGTGGCTGGCATCATGACCGTCATCCTTCTTATCCTGGTGGTGGTCATGGCCCGCTACTGCCGATCCAAGGGCAAGCATGGCTATGAGGCTGGCAAGAAGGACCACGAGGATTTCTTCACACCTCAGCAGCACGACAAGGCCAAGAAGCCCAAGAAGGATAAGAAAGGCAAGAAGGGCAAGCAGCCCCTCTATAGCAGCATTGTCACGGTAGAGGCTTCCAAGCCCAACGGGCAGCGCTACGACAGCGTCAACGAGAAGCTCTCGGACAGCCCCGGCATGGGCCGATATCGTTCGGTCAATGGTGGCCCGGGCAGCCCCGACCTGGCCAGGCATTACAAGTCGAGCTCACCGCTGCCCACCGTCCAGCTGCACCCACAGTCCCCCACCGCTGGCAAAAAGCACCAGGCTGTGCAGGACCTGCCCCCAGCCAACACCTTCGTGGGCGCTGGCGACAACATCTCCATCGGCTCGGACCATTGCTCCGAGTACAGCTGCCAGGCCAGCAGCAAGTACAGCAAGCAG
- the PCDH7 gene encoding protocadherin-7 isoform X6 gives MRKMRTLLRFVHCCCCFLLLLPPPLWVSLAAAKQLLKYRLAEEGPADIRIGNVASDLGIVTGSGEVTFSLESGSDYLKIDNMTGELSTTERRIDREKLPQCQMIFDENECFLDFEVSVIGPSQSWVDLFEGRVIILDINDNTPTFPSPVLTLTVEENRPVGTLYLLPTATDRDFGRNGIERYELLQEPGGDGGRRGGGGGSAAAAPESAPYPGGSKRRQEAEAAARSSVFELQVADTLDGEKQPQLIVKGALDREQRDSYELSLRVRDGGDPARSSQAILRVLITDVNDNSPRFEKSVYEADLAENSSPGTPILQLRATDLDVGVNGQIEYVFGAATESVRRLLRLDETSGWLSVLHRIDREEVNQLRFTVMARDRGQPPKTDKATVVLNIRDENDNVPTIDIRKIGRIPLRDGVASVAEDVLVDTPIALVQVSDRDQGENGVVTCTVVGDVPFQLKPASEGEGEPQNKRKYFLHTSAPLDYEAVRDYNVVIVAVDSGSPSLSSNNSLLVRVGDTNDNPPMFSQAVLEVSFPENNLPGERVATVVATDADSGKNAEITYSLEASPLSSEAPGSIFSIDPDSGDVSVQAVLDREQRDTYEFQVTARDKGVPSLQGSTTVVVRVSDRNDNEPRFMQDVFTFYVKENLQPNSPVGMVTVMDFDKGRNAELSLSIQPGDHDQTAGIFSIENDTGTIFSTVSFDREQQTSYTFKVKAVDGGEPPRSATATVSLFVMDENDNAPTVTFPSNSSYTVLPPSSNMRTVVATVVATDADTGLNADLNYSIVGGNPFKLFEIDPASGVVSLVGKLAPKHYGLHRLVVQVNDSGQPPQSTTALLHVFVNESLSNATVVESQVARSLHTPLAQDIAGDPSYELSKQRLSIVIGVVAGIMTVILLILVVVMARYCRSKGKHGYEAGKKDHEDFFTPQQHDKAKKPKKDKKGKKGKQPLYSSIVTVEASKPNGQRYDSVNEKLSDSPGMGRYRSVNGGPGSPDLARHYKSSSPLPTVQLHPQSPTAGKKHQAVQDLPPANTFVGAGDNISIGSDHCSEYSCQASSKYSKQDIIKAMLIWTKGMSQSP, from the exons atgaggaagatgaggacCCTCCTTCGCTTTgtgcattgctgctgctgcttcttgctcCTCCTGCCTCCGCCGCTCTGGGTCAGCCTGGCAGCGGCTAAGCAGCTCCTGAAGTACCGGTTGGCAGAGGAGGGACCCGCCGACATCCGCATCGGCAACGTGGCTTCCGACCTGGGTATCGTGACGGGCTCCGGAGAGGTGACATTCAGCCTGGAGTCGGGCTCCGACTATCTCAAGATCGATAACATGACCGGGGAGCTGAGCACCACAGAGCGGCGCATCGACCGCGAAAAGCTGCCGCAGTGCCAGATGATCTTCGACGAGAACGAGTGCTTCTTGGACTTCGAGGTGTCGGTCATCGGCCCCTCGCAGAGCTGGGTAGACCTCTTCGAGGGCCGGGTCATCATCCTGGACATCAACGACAACACCcccaccttcccttcccccgTCCTCACGCTCACCGTGGAGGAGAACCGGCCCGTGGGGACCCTCTACCTGCTGCCCACCGCCACCGACAGGGACTTCGGCCGCAACGGCATCGAGCGCTAcgagctgctgcaggagcccgGCGGGGACGGCGGCCGGCGAGGCGGCGGGGGCGGCTCGGCCGCGGCGGCCCCCGAGAGCGCCCCCTACCCCGGCGGCAGCAAGCGGCGGCAGGAGGCGGAGGCGGCGGCCCGCAGCAGCGTCTTCGAGCTGCAGGTGGCCGACACCCTGGACGGGGAGAAGCAGCCGCAGCTGATCGTCAAGGGGGCGCTGGACCGAGAGCAGCGGGACTCCTACGAGCTCAGCCTCCGAGTGCGGGACGGCGGCGACCCGGCACGGTCCTCGCAGGccatcctgagggtgctgatCACCGACGTGAACGACAACAGCCCCCGCTTCGAGAAGAGCGTCTATGAGGCTGACCTGGCAGAGAACAGCAGCCCCGGGACCCCGATCCTGCAGCTGCGAGCCACCGACCTGGACGTGGGAGTGAATGGGCAGATCGAGTACGTCTTCGGGGCGGCCACTGAGTCCGTCAGGCGCCTACTGCGGCTGGACGAGACCTCGGGCTGGCTCAGCGTCTTGCACCGCATCGACCGGGAGGAGGTGAACCAGCTTCGCTTCACTGTCATGGCCCGAGACCGGGGCCAGCCCCCCAAGACAGACAAGGCCACTGTAGTGCTGAACATCCGGGATGAAAATGACAACGTGCCCACCATCGACATCCGGAAAATCGGGCGCATCCCGCTCCGGGACGGGGTGGCAAGTGTGGCCGAGGATGTGCTGGTGGACACCCCCATTGCCTTGGTGCAGGTGTCAGACCGGGACCAAGGAGAAAATGGTGTGGTGACCTGCACCGTGGTGGGCGATGTGCCCTTCCAGCTCAAACCAGCCAGTGAGGGTGAAGGGGAGCCACAGAATAAGCGCAAGTATTTCCTCCACACTTCGGCCCCTCTGGATTATGAAGCTGTCCGTGACTACAATGTAGTGATTGTGGCTGTGGActcaggcagccccagcttGTCCAGCAACAACTCCCTGCTGGTGCGGGTCGGGGACACTAATGATAACCCTCCCATGttcagccaggctgtgctggaggtcTCCTTTCCAGAGAACAACTTGCCTGGTGAGAGGGTGGCCACAGTGGTTGCCACAGATGCGGACAGTGGCAAGAATGCTGAGATCACCTATTCCTTGGAGGCCTCGCCTCTCTCCTCAGAGGCACCGGGCAGCATCTTCAGTATTGACCCTGACTCTGGGGATGTGTCggtgcaggcagtgctggacCGCGAGCAACGTGACACCTACGAATTTCAGGTGACAGCCCGGGACAAGGGGGTGCCATCACTTCAGGGCTCCACCACAGTGGTGGTGCGAGTGTCGGACCGCAATGACAATGAGCCGCGCTTCATGCAGGATGTGTTCACCTTCTATGTGAAAGAAAACCTGCAGCCCAACAGCCCCGTGGGCATGGTGACTGTGATGGACTTTGACAAGGGCCGCAATGCTGAGCTCAGCCTCTCCATCCAGCCCGGAGACCACGACCAGACAGCTGGCATCTTTTCCATCGAGAATGACACTGGAACCATTTTCTCCACTGTCTCTTTTGACCGTGAGCAACAGACCAGCTACACCTTTAAGGTGAAGGCAGTGGATGGGGGTGAGCCACCACGCTCTGCCACAGCCACCGTGTCTCTCTTTGTGATGGATGAGAATGACAATGCACCCACTGTCACCTTCCCCAGCAACAGCTCCTACACCGTGCTGCCACCCTCCAGCAACATGCGCACCGTGGTGGCCACAGTAGTCGCCACTGATGCTGACACCGGTCTCAACGCTGACCTCAACTACAGCATTGTTGGGGGTAACCCCTTCAAACTCTTTGAAATAGACCCGGCCAGTGGTGTGGTGTCACTGGTGGGCAAGTTGGCCCCAAAGCACTATGGCCTGCACCGGCTGGTTGTGCAAGTGAATGACAGTGGGCAGCCACCCCAGtccaccactgccctgctccACGTCTTTGTCAATGAGAGCCTGTCCAATGCTACTGTGGTGGAGAGCCAGGTGGCCCGTAGCCTTCACACCCCACTGGCCCAGGACATTGCTGGTGATCCCAGCTATGAGCTGAGCAAGCAGAGGCTTAGCATAGTCATTGGTGTGGTGGCTGGCATCATGACCGTCATCCTTCTTATCCTGGTGGTGGTCATGGCCCGCTACTGCCGATCCAAGGGCAAGCATGGCTATGAGGCTGGCAAGAAGGACCACGAGGATTTCTTCACACCTCAGCAGCACGACAAGGCCAAGAAGCCCAAGAAGGATAAGAAAGGCAAGAAGGGCAAGCAGCCCCTCTATAGCAGCATTGTCACGGTAGAGGCTTCCAAGCCCAACGGGCAGCGCTACGACAGCGTCAACGAGAAGCTCTCGGACAGCCCCGGCATGGGCCGATATCGTTCGGTCAATGGTGGCCCGGGCAGCCCCGACCTGGCCAGGCATTACAAGTCGAGCTCACCGCTGCCCACCGTCCAGCTGCACCCACAGTCCCCCACCGCTGGCAAAAAGCACCAGGCTGTGCAGGACCTGCCCCCAGCCAACACCTTCGTGGGCGCTGGCGACAACATCTCCATCGGCTCGGACCATTGCTCCGAGTACAGCTGCCAGGCCAGCAGCAAGTACAGCAAGCAG gaCATCATCAAAGCCATGCTAATCTGGACCAAGGGCATGTCTCAGAGTCCTTGA